TGAATTCTATGTCCTATTGCGGCCTGACAATTACGTTTCATACATCGGTAAAGACATTGTAAAATGCAGGGATGCAATACGCAAGCTATTATTGTGAATTGCGAAATAAGAATTAAGCTTTAATTACGCCTTTCATCTCTATCTTCAGTTTTTGAAAGTGTAACCGAATCAAATACTTTATAAAAAATTAAGAATTATAAAAATGGCAAAAAACGTTTCAACAATAAAGATTAATGCCACCAGGCAAAGGGTTTGGGATATTCTTACACAACCTGTATATGTTAAGCTTTGGCAATATGGTAGTGACCTGGTAACAAACTGGGCAGTCGGTAGTGACATAAGATTCAGAACAGAGTGGGAAGGTAAAATATTCGAACAGTGGGGGAAAGTACTAGCATTTAAGCCGGAGAATGTTTTACAATATAGTCTGTATGCACCGCGCCCAGGTCTGGAGGACAAGCCTGAAAATTATAGTATTA
This genomic window from Chitinophagales bacterium contains:
- a CDS encoding SRPBCC domain-containing protein, which codes for MAKNVSTIKINATRQRVWDILTQPVYVKLWQYGSDLVTNWAVGSDIRFRTEWEGKIFEQWGKVLAFKPENVLQYSLYAPRPGLEDKPENYSIMNYVLTEENGLVKLQIIQEDNRPNAVQEEPQNENPVLNSLKQIAETEP